The Planctomycetia bacterium genome segment AATATTTCGACGCGCTGGTGCTCTTGAAGCAACGGCTCTACGCCTACGGCCCGCCAGAGGCGGTGCTGGAACCGGAACTGCTGAGCGAAGTCTACGAAGGCAAACTCCGCGGCTTCACCGAACTTGTGAAGCGAGGGAGGGGCGGCTAATGGACACGCTGTACAACTTGTTCATCGAACCGCTGACGCAGCCTTTCTTTCAGAAGGCGCTTTTGGGCGGGACTCTCGTCGCTATCGTCTGTGGCGTCGTGGGTTGCTTTGTGATTTTGCGGCGGATGGCCTTCCTCGGCGACGCGCTCTCGCACGCCATGCTGGCCGGCGTGACCGGCGGCTATCTGATCATGCAGTTCTTGTATGGCGACGCTGCCAACGCGCCGCGAGCAGCGAGCC includes the following:
- a CDS encoding metal ABC transporter permease, translated to MDTLYNLFIEPLTQPFFQKALLGGTLVAIVCGVVGCFVILRRMAFLGDALSHAMLAGVTGGYLIMQFLYGDAANAPRAAS